From the genome of Pelobates fuscus isolate aPelFus1 chromosome 6, aPelFus1.pri, whole genome shotgun sequence, one region includes:
- the SLC2A10 gene encoding solute carrier family 2, facilitated glucose transporter member 10: MGLGSAVLLLAAAVSTLGGLIFGYELGIISGALLQLKNEFYLTCFQQEALVSAVLVGALLSSLIGGVIIDQCGRRTSILASNLVVLAGSLVLVLANSFCFLVIGRVIIGVAISLSSMACCIFVSEIVRPHQRGKLVSLYETGITVGILLSYAMNYFLANVKEGWRYMFGLAITPALAQFISILFLPSKPKLTTWNQETGNGFIQMKDIEEIEEVKPVQQKRDYTFVDLFSLKDNMRTRTFVGLGLVMFQQLTGQPNVLFYASTIFRSVGFQSNSSAVLASVGLGLVKVLSTLVAMSCADKAGRRILLIAGCVIMTVSITGIGLLSFNIELGTHEDCKALIKSNVSYDLSNSSEFIGGMAETFDSEYRSAQRNTLVAKTQSIPLGLVNNQLPAMSTSSKAWSNGDFLQPDKDHVKQTTAHSASTELLNNSLVLNWIVLLSMMTFVSAFSISFGPMTWLVLSEIFPAEIRGRAFAFCNSFNWATNLLISLSFLEVINSIGLSWTFLAYGMMGAVAIVFIYFFIPETKGKSLEEIDKEFSTKRLVSLNQKWERIPRRRLSDPGYHMMGRSNSSISSTSSTS; the protein is encoded by the exons ATGG GTCTTGGTTCTGCCGTCCTTCTTTTAGCAGCTGCCGTGTCCACGTTGGGAGGCCTGATATTTGGATATGAACTTGGGATCATTTCTGGTGCCTTACTACAGCTGAAAAATGAATTTTATCTCACCTGTTTTCAACAAGAGGCACTTGTCAGTGCAGTTTTGGTTGGGGCTCTTCTGTCCTCCTTGATTGGAGGAGTCATTATTGATCAATGTGGAAGAAGGACGTCGATACTTGCCAGCAATCTGGTGGTGTTGGCAGGAAGTCTTGTATTGGTGTTGGCCAACTCGTTTTGCTTTCTAGTGATTGGACGAGTCATCATAGGGGTTGCCATCTCTCTTTCATCAATGGCATGTTGCATTTTTGTCTCTGAAATTGTGCGCCCCCACCAACGTGGAAAGCTTGTGTCTCTTTATGAGACTGGCATTACTGTCGGCATTCTACTGTCCTATGCAATGAACTACTTTTTAGCAAATGTCAAGGAGGGTTGGAGGTACATGTTCGGCTTGGCTATAACCCCAGCTCTTGCCCAGTTTATCAGCATTCTGTTCCTCCCTTCTAAGCCTAAATTAACCACTTGGAACCAAGAAACGGGCAATGGCTTCATTCAAATGAAGGATATCGAGGAAATAGAAGAAGTCAAACCAGTTCAACAGAAAAGAGATTATACTTTTGTTGACCTCTTTTCGTTGAAAGACAATATGAGAACCAGGACATTTGTCGGTTTAGGGCTTGTGATGTTTCAACAGTTGACTGGACAACCAAATGTGCTTTTCTATGCCTCGACTATATTCCGCTCTGTGGGTTTCCAGAGCAATTCTTCTGCTGTTTTGGCATCCGTAGGACTTGGTCTGGTAAAGGTCCTTTCAACGTTGGTTGCTATGAGTTGTGCTGATAAAGCTGGAAGAAGAATATTACTTATCGCTGGATGTGTAATAATGACTGTCTCCATAACTGGAATTGGACTGCTAAGTTTTAATATTGAACTGGGCACTCACGAGGACTGCAAAGCTCTTATAAAGTCAAATGTTTCCTATGATCTATCCAATTCTTCTGAGTTCATTGGTGGCATGGCTGAAACCTTTGACTCTGAGTATAGGTCAGCCCAGCGCAATACCTTAGTAGCTAAAACTCAAAGCATTCCATTGGGTCTTGTAAACAACCAGCTGCCCGCAATGTCTACCTCTTCCAAGGCTTGGAGTAACGGTGACTTCTTACAACCAGACAAAGACCACGTGAAGCAAACAACCGCACATTCTGCCAGCACTGAGCTCCTTAACAATTCCCTTGTTTTGAATTGGATTGTCCTGTTGAGTATGATGACTTTTGTGAGCGCTTTCTCTATTAGCTTTGGCCCGA TGACGTGGCTGGTCCTGAGTGAAATATTCCCAGCTGAGATACGAGGAAGAGCTTTTGCGTTCTGCAACAGTTTTAACTGGGCGACAAATCTACTCATCAGTTTGTCATTCCTGGAGGTCATCA attctatTGGTCTGTCCTGGACATTTCTTGCCTATGGTATGATGGGGGCCGTggcaattgtatttatttacttcTTCATTCCTGAAACGAAAGGAAAGTCTCTCGAGGAGATTGACAAAGAGTTCTCCACTAAAAG GTTAGTCAGTCTAAATCAGAAGTGGGAGAGAATTCCACGGAGGCGGCTGTCTGATCCTGGATATCACATGATGGGAAGGTCAAACTCCTCTATATCCAGTACGTCAAGCACTTCCTAA